CGGTCTGGATATATTTCTGCGCGTTTTCCATGATGTTCAGCAGCGCCCGGCGCAGATCTCCGTGGATTCCCATAACGTGCGCGCCGTAAGCGGGGGCCGTTATCGCGATCTCTGTCGCTTTGGCCTGCGGCAGCGCCGCGATCTCGTCTTTGACCTCCTCCGCGATCCCCGCCAGGTCGACGTCCGTGATATTTTTTTGCATCGGGTCGGCGTCAAGGCGCACAAGCAGCAGAAGGTCGTCGACAAGCCCGCTGATCCGCTCCTGCTGGCGCAGCAGGCTGTCGATGGTCTCAACATCCTCGGAGCGTTCCGGGACCTTCATCTGCGGAGAGCTCTTGAGAAGCTCCAGCCCCGTGCGGATTATCGCGAGCGGCGTCTGGAATTCATGCCCGGCGTCGATGAAGAAGTCACGGCGCACCTCTTCAAGCCTCGCCTTTTCCGTGAGGTCCTGAAGGGCGATAAGCCTTCCGCGCGCAAGCTCCAGGGTCGTCGCCTCTACCTGCATCGCCATCGCGCCGCCGTGCATTATCGACAGCGTCCGGCTCGTATCGGGTTCGTCAAGCATGAGGTATAGCTCATGGGAGGGCAGTATCAGCTCCACGGAGGAGCCGCGGGCAGGCAGCTCGGCACGCCCGCAGATCGCCGCGGCCTCTTTGTTTATGTAACGTATCTTTTTTTCGTCATCGATAAGAATGACGCCTATCGGCAGCGCGCCGACCAGCTGCGCAAGCTCCTCTTTACGCTCCTGCGCCTCGCGTATCGTCTTTTGCAGCGCGTCCTGCATGGAGTTGAGGGTGTTTGAAAGCGCCTGTATCTCGCCGTCGTTGGTTATCGGAAAGCGCGCCTTCTCTCCTCTGGCTATTTGGGAGGCGGCAAGGCTCAAGGAGTTGAGCGGCGTAAGGATCAGGCGCAGCACAAGGTATGTCCCGAGCCAGACCAGCAGAAGGATCAGCGTGAAGTATTTGATAAAGGGGATGGTGACGTTTTTTATGAGGCCGGAGAGCTTCGCCACCGGGTACGAGAGGCGCACCACGTAAGCGTCGCCGGGGCTGCCGGGGACGATGACCCTCTTCGCCATATATATCTGCCATTCCCGCTGCGTCTTGCTGTAGCGCAGTTCAGATCCCTCGCCGCCCTCAAAGGCCTCCATCACCTCGCCGCGCGTATAATGGTTCTCCATCCGCGCGGCGTCGGCCTTGGTATCCATGACGACCTCGCCCATCAGGCTGACGACTGTGACGCGCCCGTCCGGATAGAGGGCGGTCCAGACGCCGGAGATGTTCTTTATTCCGTTGATCCCCTTTTCCTCTCCCGAAACGGCGATGAAGTCGAGATAGCGCGAGAGCATCGCGCGGGTATATTCGATGCTGTCGCTGCGCTCGGCCCTGTAAATTATCATCCAAGCCGCGAGGCCGATGACAAAGACCGCCGAGGTCATGAGAATGGCGATCTTTTTTTTCAGCGTCAATTTGCTGAGATTCATTCCTGCCCCTCCTCCCATACGAGCCGGTAGCCGCGACCGCGGAGCGTCTGCGCCGAGAGCGCCGGCTTTTTACCGTCGTCGAGCTTCCTGCGCAGCCTTGAAAGGTGAACGTCCACCGTGCGCGTGTCGCAGTTGGACATTCCCCATATACGCCGCAGCAGCTCGTCACGCGACACGGTGTGCCCCATGCGGCGCGCGAGCACCTCCAGTATCGAATACTCGGTCGGGCTGAGGTCTATCAGAGAGCCGCGCAGCCAGGCCTCTTTCTCCGCCGCGTCCAGCCTGAAATCGCCGTTTTCGATCACCTTGCGGGTATCCGCCTGCGC
The window above is part of the Cloacibacillus evryensis DSM 19522 genome. Proteins encoded here:
- a CDS encoding sensor histidine kinase; the protein is MNLSKLTLKKKIAILMTSAVFVIGLAAWMIIYRAERSDSIEYTRAMLSRYLDFIAVSGEEKGINGIKNISGVWTALYPDGRVTVVSLMGEVVMDTKADAARMENHYTRGEVMEAFEGGEGSELRYSKTQREWQIYMAKRVIVPGSPGDAYVVRLSYPVAKLSGLIKNVTIPFIKYFTLILLLVWLGTYLVLRLILTPLNSLSLAASQIARGEKARFPITNDGEIQALSNTLNSMQDALQKTIREAQERKEELAQLVGALPIGVILIDDEKKIRYINKEAAAICGRAELPARGSSVELILPSHELYLMLDEPDTSRTLSIMHGGAMAMQVEATTLELARGRLIALQDLTEKARLEEVRRDFFIDAGHEFQTPLAIIRTGLELLKSSPQMKVPERSEDVETIDSLLRQQERISGLVDDLLLLVRLDADPMQKNITDVDLAGIAEEVKDEIAALPQAKATEIAITAPAYGAHVMGIHGDLRRALLNIMENAQKYIQTGDGSAGIIKVSIEEDEGKWRLTVDDNGPGIAENERELVFERFRRGDGHRARGKKKSGGYGLGLSISRRIIERHGGTLEIGESQLGGAAFVIRLPK